TCCTCATTTTCTTTTATGAGACTGTATTACAACTACTTAAGCAACCGTTTTCCCAATCCGTATTGACATCGCAGACAACTCTCACGAAGCACGCCTTAAAAACCTATACCATTACCAATTATACCAGTGCTCCGATCACTTATGATTGTGAAGACTGTAAAGAAGTAGGATTGTGGTGGGACAAGCCAACAGTAAAAACACCCCAAGGATTTGTTATTCCACCCGGAGAACAGCTTATCGTCGCCCAACGTATACCGGACATCAACTTAGTTTTTCTCAGCCCAGCAGAAGGTTTTTTTGTGATCTTAAAGATTACCTTTTGGACGGCCGTGCTCTTTAGCGCTCCCTTTTGGGGATATTTTCTCTATCAGTTTATCTCCCCCGCCTTGGCAGCACAGAAAAAATACCCACTCCTAGCTTTTGCAATAGTTATCTTTTTATGCGTCCTAGCTGGAATAGTGGCAGCAATTTATATGCTTATCCCTGCAGCAAACCAATACCTTCTTTGGTTTAATGCGAGCTTAGGAGAAAACTTTTGGAGCTTTGAAAGGTATATTGACTATACGTTGATGCTGATACTTGCCTGTTGCATAGCATTTGAATTAGGGGCGTGCTTATTCTTTGCTGTGCACTTGGAAATTATTTCCCCTACGACACTTAGACATTACAGACGCCATGCGATCGTTGCAGCTTTCGTTATTGCTGCCGTCCTCACCCCGCCCGACGTGTTTACCCAATTCCTGATAGCACTTCCTCTTTGCTTCCTTTATGAAGGAAGCATCCTTTATGGCAGGATGCTAAGAAAAGCCTAGTCCTTTTTACGGTATATATTTGCCAGCATCTGCAGTTCCAGAAGGTCAATGTGAGTAATCACTTCCTTACACAAAATTTTTAGAAAACTCTGACGGAAGTGATCATAGTTCAAGCAAGTTGAATGATAGAAGTTTCCGGCCAGCGTTTCTTTAACATCCAACATGGAGATTGCCAATTTATACTGTGCGAAAATAATGTCGCTTGGAATCTCACGGTGTGCGCTAAGCTGGGCAGCTAACGCGGCGATTCGTCCTTCTTGAAGTTCCAATTCATCTTGGACAGCATCATAAAAGACCTTAAGTTCAGCATCTGTCGCCACTTCAGTAGGAATATCTTTAGGAAGCTCATCCGCATAAACAGAACCAGTAAATGTCAGTAAAACAATTAGTAAATTAAAAATATTTTTAACCATAATTAAAATTCTTTCCTTAATATATATTAAAATAATTAGATTATTATTATAATAAAGTTATAAATTAAAAGCAATTACAATATACAAGCCTAAAGGTGTCTAAACGTTAGTAACAAGGGGTAAAGAGTAGGTGGAATATGGTAAAAGATCAAGAAGTCTACAAAATTCTTAATCAATTGAACAATCAAACCATAGTAGAATTTGCTTTAGCAGGCAGCGAAGTGATGGTGCGTGCTATTGATCAGTCCACAAAACTCTCCTTTAGTACAACCATTTACCAAGGAAGCTCGTATATTCCTACAAGCGTGCGCAGCTCACTGTCAAAAGCCCTGCCAAAAGGATCCATTCCTACCTATATCAATGTTGATGAAGAGGATTACCGCATTACATTGCATTATCTAGGCAGACTAGAAGGAATGCACCCTGCACAACTTAAGGTCCTCTTAGAAGAATTCGCTGTAATCGCAGAGGACTGGAGACAAGTTTTAGATGATATGGATAATAACGACCGAGTGTACATCTACAATAAACGTTAGAGGGTAGCTTCAAATGAAACTACCCTCTGAATATCCTGAGTTGATGTAACTCAGGATATTTTTTTCATTCCTGCTTGCTACCCATCGAACCTAAGTTCAAAAGGGCCGCAAGCAGGGTTTATAAATAATTATTGAGCGAGTATAGTTTTCCTTTCGAGGTAAATTATGACTCGCTTTTTTTATTCACTCATTGTTTTTGCCCTATTTTTTATCCAAGCTCCCCTTGAAGCAAAAAAAAACTATCAGCACCCGTTTGCAGTCTGTGCCATTTTTCAAAGCGAAGCCCGCTTTCTAAAAGAATGGATTGAATTTCATAAGCTGATGGGAGCGACGAGGATATATCTATATAACAATCTCAGCGACGACAATTATCTAGAAATACTGCGGCCCTATATCGCTACCAAAGAAGTCGTCCTTACACAATGGCCATACGCGGCTACAGATGTGACAGATTGGACCAGAATACAGACAAGCGCTTACTTAGATGCCATCAAGCAAGCTAAAAAAGATAAAGTAAAATGGCTGGCGATTTTAGATACGGATGAATTCCTTTTCCCTGCCATTGCTCCCAATATGGTCGCTTATCTCCGCGATTTCGAGCAGTTCGGAGGTGTAGTCGCCCACTGGCAGCTTTTCGGAACTTCTGATGTGGATGTTGTCCCCCCGAATAAATTAATGATCGAAGTACTCGTCCGGCAAGCAGACCCCGCGTATGGAGAAAATGCCTTCATCAAATCCATCGTACGCCCTGAAAGAGTCTCTTCGATGAAGGATCCCCATTTTGTTGAGTACAAACACCCCTATTACGCAGTAGGTCAAGACTTCAACCACGTCAAACATTCACATAGTCCCTATATTATCGTGAATAAACTCCGCATCAATCACTATTGGAGCAGAGATAGAAAGTTCTTTGAAGAGCGAAAAATGCCGCGAAGACAGAAATGGTCGGAAGGTCCTAGTGGACAGCTGCAAAGATTAGCAAACATCAATCTTTACGAAGATTACACCATCTTCCGCTTTATCGACGCTCTGAAACAACGGATGGGTCTTCCCCAATAATCTTACTGAAAGCATCACTAAGTTCCTTGTAGAACTCCATCATGATTTCATAGTTCTCTTGGGCATCGCGCATTGCAGCTTCACGCTTCGCGTGAATTTCCGGCGCTTCCAACTCTGATTGGATATGCCCTCTTTGGGAAGAATAATGACGTGTTAAAGTGTTTAACGACGTGTCATGCCTTGCAGCACGCGGATTGGCAGGCATATGCGAAGACAGCGACTTCTTCACATGCACACGGGTTCCTTGATTTAAACCCTCTTCTTCTTGTTGTATAAGATGTTCTGTGGATACTTTCATACCTGTAACTCCCTGTCATAAGTATGCAAGACAAATGCCATGTCTAAAAACTCGTTCGACGTACGGAAAAATTTTCCGTTTTGAGTCTCAAAGAAAAATCTTTAAAGGCCTAGACTTAGGTAAAACCCTTTAAATTTTCCAGTCAATCGATTTTTGCTGTGTATCGATGATAAATTGATTCGCCTTTGAAAAATGACCGCAGCCAAAAAAGCCTGTGTAAGCGGAAAAAGGCGACGGATGCGGTGCCTTTAGGACAAGGTGGCGGCTATATTGTGCATCTTGCAAAATGCCCTGAAGTTTTTTTTGTGCATGCGAACCCCAAAGCATAAATACGATAGGCTTTTCCCTTTTTGCAAGTGCCAGGATGACAGCATCTGTAAACTGTTCCCATCCTTGGTTTTGATGGGATAACGGTTGTTTTGCACGTACCGTTAAAAGGGCATTTAACAAAAAAACACCTTGGTCTGCCCAAGGGATCAAACAACCATGATCGGGAGGAGCTATGTCCAGATCGCTTTTAATTTCCTTGAAAATATTGCGTAAAGAAGGCGGCTGTGGAACACCTTGAGGGACACTAAAGCTCAGACCATGCGCTTGCCCCTGTCCGTGGTAAGGATCTTGGCCCACAATTACTACAGAAACCTCATCGTAGGGAGTATGCCAAAACGCATTAAAAACTAAATCCCGCGGCGGATAGATAGGTGTAGGTTGCTGATTTTCTCTTTCGATAAAATCCGAGAGCTTAGAGATATAGGGTTTGATGAGTTCTTGCTTCAGCTCATCTTTCCAGGAAGGTTCAAGATTAAACATATGTAGCGATTATTTATTTTGGATTGACTCCAATAGTATCCTGTGCATAATATTAATGCATCAATTAAGGATCGACACAGATTATGGCACTGAAAAATCTTGCAGAGAACAACCTGATACGTTTTATAAGTGTGTCGAAGAAAAAAGAAGGCCTTTTTGTAAACTTCCGCGTCAGCGGAATCCGCGAAGGGACAACTTTCAGCGCCTCCATTTCTGTAGATACCTCATCTGCAGAAGTTGACCTCGGCGATCCTTTAGAAATTATTGTAGAAGCATGCGCAAAGCTTGCCGTCAAACAGATTCAGCGAGCAGAGTTCCAATTCGAAGGAATGCAACTCGCTCAGCAGTATTCAAACTAGTTTTTTACCTGGGTGTAGCGCAGCTTGGCTAGCGCACTTGCATGGGGTGCAAGGGGTCGGAGGTTCGAATCCTCTCACTCAGATTCTTTTCTTTAAGTCACTTAAGGGCAATCTCGTTGAGATTGCCCTTTGTGCATTTAGGCTCGTGTGGCGGATATGTGGCGGATGGCTCCTCGAAAATAAGGCCATATTAACTTTAAAGATAGGAAAAGTATTGATTGGATGAAATCCCTTATGTTCTTCAACAACGACTCTTCATGCATACAACAATCAAACAGGCTAAGGAAGTAGTACACTTGAACCCCCTTGAAGACCAACCGTGGAAAGATCTAAAGTGCTCGCAATGTAACGGTCCTTTTTTCCTTTATGGGGGTTGGACTGACATTCGACATCCGCTATGTCAAAAGTGCTGGACATTACATCAAAAAACCCTTGGCGAAATGGAAGAAAGAAATATTAGGGGTATTAATTTTGCTTTAACTGAAATGGAAGATGCTTCTGGAATGCAAAGAGGTTTTTTTGGTAGGTACCAAGTTGCTCCTCCTAAACCCACAACCGTAATAGGAGAATTTACGTTGAATAATATTAAAATTGAAAAAAGTGCCATCGGCCTTATTAATACAGGATCCATTGGGGGATCTGTTGAAAATATTGACGCTACTCTCAGCATGACTAGCAAGGACCCTGCCATTCAATCTTTCCAAGAAGCTCTGAAAAGTTTTACTGAAGCAGTTCTAAGATCGACTGAAGCATCGAATGAACAAAAAGAAGCCATTCTAGAATTAATGAGCGCAATATCAGATGAAGTACGTACACCAAAAGATAAGCGACGATTTACAGTGATAAAAACCCTATTAAAAAATACACAAGAAATACTAAGTGGAATTAGCTCTTTACATGCAATATGGCAAATTTTTCAACCTACTATTTACAGTATGTTTCCTTAAATTAATTTGGGGTATTATCCATAACTCGTAAGTTTATTTTGGAATTTTGACACCTTTTTTCCTGCAGTAATCATTAATATAAGATTTACGAAGTCCTAACAGTTTTTCTGCACGACTTACATTACCATTGCACTGTCTAATAGCCCTTTCCAGTCGATGCAATTCCGGCTCGATTCTTTCTGAGAATATCCCGAGGATTGTTTTTTTTAAATATTCCTCTAGACGAATTGCTGGAGCCTCTTTTGTTAAAAGATCTGCCACTAATTTGTCTTCTCGAGAGAGAAGCGCAAAAGCGCGGCAGTGTAGCGATGTGAACCCTCTTTGAACCAATAAAATTGTTGAATTCATATGAATGTTATTTTTTTTGTTTTCACTTTTAATTTTTTTAATTAAGCCTGCGGCTGATACATAAGTTCCATCAATGTCGATTAAGTTTTGATTATATTTACATGCAGGACAACCTGAATTTCCGGATTTATGTGCATCGGAGATGCTTTTGATGGAAGCAGTATAAGGGTGACCTAAAGAACAGACCCAAAACGCTTCAATTTCTGACCATGGATTAATTTTAGTGGGGTCCAGACCAATTTTTTGATTTTTTTCTGAATCCCACAATTTTAATAATTCAGGAAATAAATTATAAACTGAGTCTTGATATTCTGCAGTTTTTCTTGTTTTTTCGTAGCAAGTAATACAAGAATTTTTACGTTTTACCATGTCTTTAACGGAAACTTGGTCTTCTGTCCCGCATATTGGGCATTTCCAATGTGCCTCAAAATGCACGCCTGCTGTAAAATATTTAGGGGAATATGGGTGATTTTTTTTCTCATCCCAATATTCTTTTAAATCTGGTCTCACATCTAAAAGAAGATTGTCATATGATCCCTGCAAAAGATGTTTATGACTCTCTCTAATTTTGTCTAAATTAACTAAATGTGGAAAATCTATATATGCTTTCACATTCTTAAGGTCTTGAGATTGAAAACCAGATATTTTTAAGAGAGCTAGAAAGAGGTTTGATGTTATTTTTTTGTAGTCATCATTATCTTTAAAAAAAACATCAGATGAAGAAAGCGCTATTAGACTTTCATGTCTAAGACGAATGACTTTTACTCCTTGATTTTGTAGTTTTTCATTTTTTTTTTGATCCCTACGAATACTTGCTTCCGAAAGGTGGTATCTACTATCAAGCTCAATACAAATCGTCCCCGCGGTGAGGTGCATTAATAGGATATCGCACTCGACGCCATAGTTTTGCTTTCCGGTTTTTGAAATTTTATTCCAAATGACAACATCTCCAAATAAATACTGGAGCTCCCAATAAAGCACTATTTCTAAGTAAGATGTTCCTTTTAATTTACAGTCTGGACACCATCTTGGACGTCTTTTATTTGTAACATTATAAAGTAGAGCGTTAAATGAATGCCCGAACTCACATGTAAAATAAAATTTTTCATCTCGTCCTGGGAATACGTCAAACGGGGTTACATCTATGTTTTTTTTGTAATCCCAATATTTTGCTAATTCAGGATAACAAGCTCCAAAGCTGTTAGATTTATTAACCGCTTTATTTGCGCAATAGGGACAACCAGTCACCTCTTTATTTTTTGCGCGCTCAAGATTGTTTTGGAGATCTTTTACCTTGCTTGAAAAGACTTCTCCACAATTACAACAGATAAATTGAATCAAAGTGTGAGCACCCGGAGTTAAACCTCGCAATTCAATTCCTTTATTTCTAATTTTACAAAACTGTTGTTTAATTAAAGGGTGAAGTTTGTCAAAGTTTTCTTTGTCTTTTTCTGCTTTGTATCGTTTATTTGCTTCGTTAATGAATTCACATGAATCGATGCGCTTTTTGATGTGGTATCTGAATTTTTCATAGGTATCTGAGTCCTTACCGAAGGTGTTTGCTAGAAAACGTGCTGAAGCCGTCTGATTAAAATTGTTTTCCAGCAAAATTTCTAATAAGCGGGCATCTGTGATAAATTCATTCATTAACAAATTTCTCTTGCTGGTAAATATATCATTATTTATAAAGCATGATATATCGATAAGACCGAAGAAATCAAGGAAAAGATCAATCTGTTATGTTAAACTGTGAAGAAGAAATATCTCTTAAAGTACGGGAAATCAGACTTGAAATGGGCTTAACCCAAGAGCAGTTTGCTGCAAAACTGGGTGTTTCTTTTCCCACCGTAAATCGATGGGAAAATCAAAAAGCAAAACCCTCACCATTAGCCTATCAAAAGCTTCAAAAACTCTTTTTAACTTTCAAGAAGAAAAACTCTAATCAAAGTAAGTTGATTTCAAAGGTAATGAAATGACAGCTCTTCCAATCAATATTAATGAACTACTCAAAGGACAGATTGTCGAATGGGAGCGTTTGGAATTCAAAGAAGGTTGGAATCCCGAGGGTTTTCTGCGGACTGTCTCTGCATTTGCGAACGATATCAACAATTGGGGCGGCGGTTATCTTATCATCGGCGTACAGGAATCTAATGGACAACCAATTTCCCCTCCAATTGGCTTGGCGCCAAATACAATAGACGCAATTCAAAAGGAAATCTTAGAGCTTGGTAATAGAATTCGACCTCATTATCATCCTGTCGTATCTCCCACCGTATTTCAAGAAAAAATGATTCTTGTCATTTGGTGTCCAGGCGGTCAAACAAGACCCTACCAAGCTCCAGAGGCATTAGCAAAAAATGCACCTTATGCTTACTTTATTAGACGAAACTCTTCGACGGTGAAAGCTCAAACAAGTGATATTCAAAAACTTCATGAACTTTCAAATCAAGTGCCTTTTGACGATCGCATTTGTCATCAAGCTCAGCTCACGGATCTAAATATAGGGTTAATCAAAGACTTTCTTCGTGAAATCAAAAGTGATCTTCTCTCCGAAGTGGATAAAATACCTTTTCCCCATCTTTGCAGACAAATGCAAATTGCTCAAGGCCCAGACGAATATTTAAAGCCATTAAATATTGGCTTAATGATGTTCAATAATCAGCCTGAGAGATTTTTCCCGTGTGCTCAAATAGATATTGTCGATTTTCATGATGAAATCGGAAATAGCTTTTCAGAAAAGATTTTTAAAGGCCCTATTCACATTCAATTGAAAGAGGCCTTGCGCTATATCCAGTCAATGTTAATAAAAGAAGAGGTACGCAAACGTCCAGATAGAGCGGAGGCAGATCGCTTTTATAACTACCCCTATGAGGCTTTAGAGGAAGTGTTGGCAAATGCTATTTATCATAAAGACTATGCTCAAAGAGAACCGATTGAAATCAGCATTCATAATGACCGAATTGAAGTTTTGTCATTTCCAGGACCTTTGCCTCCACTCAAAATTGAAGATTTAAATAAAGGATTTGTGAGAGTAAGAACTTACAGAAACAGACGAATAGGCGATTTTCTAAAGGAGCTCCATTTAACAGAAGGGCGCTGTACAGGCGTGCTTAAAATTCATAATGCAATGCAGTCCAACGGGTCGCCGCCCCCAATATTTAAAACCGACGAAAATCATAGTTTCTTTTTGGTGACCTTACTTATTCACACCGAAGCTTCTAGAAAAACGCCCGTTTTAGATGAAAAATTACCGCTAAGCGAAGATAAAACACACCAGCCTGAAAGCAAAACACACCAGTTAAAGGACGAAACACACCAGCTTGAGTTAAAAACACACCAGCCAGCAGAGATTTCAAGAAATGAAAATCTTCCAGTCGATTTAAAATTTAAAATTGAAGAACTGAAAAAACGACCTAAAAGCGAAGAACTTAAATCAATGATTTACAATCTTTGCGCTTGGCAACCTCTTACGGCTCAACAAATCGCAGAATTTCTCAGTAGAAAAGATAAAAAACACTTAGTCAGAAAATATTTAACACCCTTAGTCAAAGATGGAATATTAAAATATGTCTATCCCGAAAGAGGAAGCTCACCAAATCAAGCGTATATAGCCGCAATATAAAGTGAGATTAAAAGTATCTGATTGTGTAAGAATCTTTTTTATTTAGTTCATCGTCATTTTTATATGGTAAAAGGATAAGATTATCAGCTTCAATAAATGAAAAGTCATGGGAATGAAGTATTTCAGCGTCACATAAAACTAAAGCGCATTTAAGCTTATAATTTAAAGAATCTTCCAATTTTTTTAATCTTTTTTCGATAGAGGATTTCATGGTTTATTCTTTTTCTCTAATAAGTTTAACCATTTTTCATGATCATGCACTTCGATAGCTTTTACATAGATATCAACTATTCTGGATAGTGCTTCTCCTTCACTTGGAGAAATGTCTCCCTTCATAACAGCTTGAGTAATCACACTCATTGATTCTAAAGCATCGGCCGTGGTTTTTAGAGCTGGAATTTCAATCTTAACAGAAAGATCTCGTTTTATAGGCAAAATGCGATCTAAAATCATTTTTATTGCCTGCATATTTCCTAATAAAGCTTCTTGAATTAACCTTTGGCAGATAGTTTCCAATTGTCCAGTCAAAAGTTCTTCTGCAGCCAATGTCGCCTTATTTCTAGTGCCCTTTATTTTCCCTTTTGGATTACCTGAGTGATCCTTTTGAAATTTTTGATTTCCCTGCATTTTTTCTGCATTTGCAAGTATTGCTAGTCTATCCATTGTTTATTTCCTTGGTCTGGTCTGAAACAATCTACGATTTACATTCTGACAGAAAAAATGATATAACCTTTGCTGCGTAGGGAGACTTGATATGGATGAATTTCGCAATAAAGTTGTCGTAATCACTGGCGGTAATAGCGGCATCGGAGAAGCCATTGCTCAAAAGTTTGATGAGCATGGAGCTAAGATTGTGATTTTTGATCGAGCTGATCCATCAAAATTAGAAGCCCAATGCAAAAAACTTAAAACAGCCATTTTTATTCAAGGCGACGTACGGAAAATAGCGGATATTGAGAAATTATATCGAGAAACTGAACATGTCTTTGGTAAAATTGACGTACTGATAGCCAGTGCTGGAATAGCTGGTAAAAAAGCTCTTGAGGAAGTCAACGAAGACTTTTTTGATGCTATCGTCGATACAAACCTCAAAGGTGTTTATTTCACTGTTCAACGTTCACTGCCAAGCTTAATGGACAATTCATCCATCATTTTAATATCATCGGCAGCGTGTCATGTCGGGTTTAGTGATGACAGCGTTTACTCCTCAACAAAAGCTGCTGTCAGTATGTTGGCGCGTAGTTTTGCAGCAGACTTAGTGGGAAGAAAAATACGAGTCAATGCTATTTCTCCTGGATATACTAATACCCCTATCTTTAATCAGCTAAAGAAAGCTTATCCGCAAAAAATTCAAGAATTAGCCAATACAGTTCCTTTAAAAAGATTTGCTGAACCCTCTGAAGTTGCCAACGCTGCTCTATTTCTTGCATCATCAAAATCTTCTTATATCGTTGGTGTCGATTTAGTTATTGATGGTGGGGGAAGTTCCATTTACCCTCTTTAAATTCTTAAGGAAATTATGTCTGGACATTTACCAATTCAATCCATGGTTCCTCTTGTCTCTTCTCGAGCCCAAGAAAACTGCCATGAGTTGGAGAAAAGAGTTAATATACTTGGGAAGCTAATTAGAGATATCATTTACTATCCGCTATATTGGTTTCGTGATAAGGGCGCTAAAAACAACGGAAACAAAAATTCCAAAAAATTAGCACATGAAGAAGCATACTACAAACGATTTTGGACTGGCCAAGAGCCACAAGATTTAAATCTTGAATATGCAGACATCATTAGAGAAAGATATGTTATCTATGATCAGCCAGTGATAATACTGGCGAAAAACGGTAAAAAAATTACAACTGTTTGTCGGGTGATCGAAACTAAAGAATGTCCAAAAGAAGGTGTTTTCAATGCCCTCTTGTTACCTGGAAGTTTATCCACGCTCGATAACAATCTTTTCATTTTTTATGACTTTCTTGTGGCACATGCTAGCCAAGAAAATAGCTCTCCTGGCCGATTTTTTATTTTTGGCCATTATGAAATGACAATCGAAGCAGAGTCTAAATCATCTACCGTCTATAAACCATCAAGTTTTGAGGCATGTGGCAAAGCTTTGAAACGCACTCTTGAAACATTGCAAGAACACTTTGGCAAATTTAACTTAATATTTGCCCAATCAGCAGGGTGCTTTACCCTTGCGGCATTATTAAAATGCAGCGGTCCAGAACTGCTTCCTACAATGTTACATTTTGACAGGGGTCCTTCTTCAATTTATGAAGCAAGCCGTCATTATTGGTTTGGAAAATTACTTTATGTCATCGCAAAATTGAGTGGATTGACTTTCTATGTCGACCGAGAAATTACATCTTTTTTTAATCGATGTGCCGTAGCAGATTACCTAAATTTACAAAAGAGCACCTGTATCATTACAGGAGTTGAAGAGGACTCGGTATATCCTGGCCCTGCTGGACTAGTTTCAAGCAGTTGTTTAGATGGATTCCAAAAGAAATTAAAGTTTACAAAATGGGTATTTAATCCACCTGCACAGATAAATCACCCTCGAGCCCACCATAATTGGAGGCTCATGTGTTTTAACAAAAGCTATCTAACTTACACCAATGGCAACATCGAAATGCTTTCAAAAGAAAATCTTGCTCAAGCAATCCTTCGTTTAGCTCAAATAACAGATTAGAAGAAAACAACTAAAAGAATA
This portion of the Parachlamydiales bacterium genome encodes:
- a CDS encoding helix-turn-helix transcriptional regulator — translated: MLNCEEEISLKVREIRLEMGLTQEQFAAKLGVSFPTVNRWENQKAKPSPLAYQKLQKLFLTFKKKNSNQSKLISKVMK
- a CDS encoding zinc-ribbon domain-containing protein; translated protein: MNEFITDARLLEILLENNFNQTASARFLANTFGKDSDTYEKFRYHIKKRIDSCEFINEANKRYKAEKDKENFDKLHPLIKQQFCKIRNKGIELRGLTPGAHTLIQFICCNCGEVFSSKVKDLQNNLERAKNKEVTGCPYCANKAVNKSNSFGACYPELAKYWDYKKNIDVTPFDVFPGRDEKFYFTCEFGHSFNALLYNVTNKRRPRWCPDCKLKGTSYLEIVLYWELQYLFGDVVIWNKISKTGKQNYGVECDILLMHLTAGTICIELDSRYHLSEASIRRDQKKNEKLQNQGVKVIRLRHESLIALSSSDVFFKDNDDYKKITSNLFLALLKISGFQSQDLKNVKAYIDFPHLVNLDKIRESHKHLLQGSYDNLLLDVRPDLKEYWDEKKNHPYSPKYFTAGVHFEAHWKCPICGTEDQVSVKDMVKRKNSCITCYEKTRKTAEYQDSVYNLFPELLKLWDSEKNQKIGLDPTKINPWSEIEAFWVCSLGHPYTASIKSISDAHKSGNSGCPACKYNQNLIDIDGTYVSAAGLIKKIKSENKKNNIHMNSTILLVQRGFTSLHCRAFALLSREDKLVADLLTKEAPAIRLEEYLKKTILGIFSERIEPELHRLERAIRQCNGNVSRAEKLLGLRKSYINDYCRKKGVKIPK
- a CDS encoding glycosyltransferase family 92 protein, yielding MTRFFYSLIVFALFFIQAPLEAKKNYQHPFAVCAIFQSEARFLKEWIEFHKLMGATRIYLYNNLSDDNYLEILRPYIATKEVVLTQWPYAATDVTDWTRIQTSAYLDAIKQAKKDKVKWLAILDTDEFLFPAIAPNMVAYLRDFEQFGGVVAHWQLFGTSDVDVVPPNKLMIEVLVRQADPAYGENAFIKSIVRPERVSSMKDPHFVEYKHPYYAVGQDFNHVKHSHSPYIIVNKLRINHYWSRDRKFFEERKMPRRQKWSEGPSGQLQRLANINLYEDYTIFRFIDALKQRMGLPQ
- a CDS encoding twin-arginine translocase subunit TatC — protein: LIFFYETVLQLLKQPFSQSVLTSQTTLTKHALKTYTITNYTSAPITYDCEDCKEVGLWWDKPTVKTPQGFVIPPGEQLIVAQRIPDINLVFLSPAEGFFVILKITFWTAVLFSAPFWGYFLYQFISPALAAQKKYPLLAFAIVIFLCVLAGIVAAIYMLIPAANQYLLWFNASLGENFWSFERYIDYTLMLILACCIAFELGACLFFAVHLEIISPTTLRHYRRHAIVAAFVIAAVLTPPDVFTQFLIALPLCFLYEGSILYGRMLRKA
- the ung gene encoding uracil-DNA glycosylase; translation: MFNLEPSWKDELKQELIKPYISKLSDFIERENQQPTPIYPPRDLVFNAFWHTPYDEVSVVIVGQDPYHGQGQAHGLSFSVPQGVPQPPSLRNIFKEIKSDLDIAPPDHGCLIPWADQGVFLLNALLTVRAKQPLSHQNQGWEQFTDAVILALAKREKPIVFMLWGSHAQKKLQGILQDAQYSRHLVLKAPHPSPFSAYTGFFGCGHFSKANQFIIDTQQKSIDWKI
- a CDS encoding DUF5681 domain-containing protein, producing MDRLAILANAEKMQGNQKFQKDHSGNPKGKIKGTRNKATLAAEELLTGQLETICQRLIQEALLGNMQAIKMILDRILPIKRDLSVKIEIPALKTTADALESMSVITQAVMKGDISPSEGEALSRIVDIYVKAIEVHDHEKWLNLLEKKNKP
- a CDS encoding RNA-binding domain-containing protein — protein: MEFKEGWNPEGFLRTVSAFANDINNWGGGYLIIGVQESNGQPISPPIGLAPNTIDAIQKEILELGNRIRPHYHPVVSPTVFQEKMILVIWCPGGQTRPYQAPEALAKNAPYAYFIRRNSSTVKAQTSDIQKLHELSNQVPFDDRICHQAQLTDLNIGLIKDFLREIKSDLLSEVDKIPFPHLCRQMQIAQGPDEYLKPLNIGLMMFNNQPERFFPCAQIDIVDFHDEIGNSFSEKIFKGPIHIQLKEALRYIQSMLIKEEVRKRPDRAEADRFYNYPYEALEEVLANAIYHKDYAQREPIEISIHNDRIEVLSFPGPLPPLKIEDLNKGFVRVRTYRNRRIGDFLKELHLTEGRCTGVLKIHNAMQSNGSPPPIFKTDENHSFFLVTLLIHTEASRKTPVLDEKLPLSEDKTHQPESKTHQLKDETHQLELKTHQPAEISRNENLPVDLKFKIEELKKRPKSEELKSMIYNLCAWQPLTAQQIAEFLSRKDKKHLVRKYLTPLVKDGILKYVYPERGSSPNQAYIAAI
- a CDS encoding SDR family oxidoreductase, whose product is MDEFRNKVVVITGGNSGIGEAIAQKFDEHGAKIVIFDRADPSKLEAQCKKLKTAIFIQGDVRKIADIEKLYRETEHVFGKIDVLIASAGIAGKKALEEVNEDFFDAIVDTNLKGVYFTVQRSLPSLMDNSSIILISSAACHVGFSDDSVYSSTKAAVSMLARSFAADLVGRKIRVNAISPGYTNTPIFNQLKKAYPQKIQELANTVPLKRFAEPSEVANAALFLASSKSSYIVGVDLVIDGGGSSIYPL